One Gimesia aquarii DNA segment encodes these proteins:
- a CDS encoding class I fructose-bisphosphate aldolase: MNRQQLIDTAKAMVADDKGLLAMDESTPTCDKRFAKLDIPQNEETRRIYREMIVNTPGLNESISGAILYDETIRQKRNDGSSFVQALTDVGIIPGIKVDAGAKEMAAHPGEKITEGLDRLRDRLAEYVQMGARFAKWRAVITIGDDIPSRGCIEANAHALGRYAALSQEAGLVPIVEPEVLMDGNHTLERCYEVTEETLRTVFQQLYRQRVMLEGMILKPNMVLPGLACSHQNSVDEVADATVACFLRAVPAAVAGVTFLSGGQSSELASARLNAMNVKFKSQVPWELSFSFARAIQQPAMGIWGGDSANDEAAQKALYHRAKCNRDARRGEYNAETDAA; the protein is encoded by the coding sequence ATGAACAGACAACAGCTAATTGACACGGCAAAAGCGATGGTCGCTGATGACAAGGGACTCCTGGCGATGGATGAGAGCACCCCGACCTGCGATAAACGATTTGCTAAGTTGGACATCCCCCAGAACGAAGAGACCCGGCGTATCTACCGGGAAATGATTGTGAACACACCGGGCCTTAACGAAAGCATCAGCGGAGCCATTCTGTATGATGAGACAATCCGGCAGAAGCGGAATGATGGTTCTTCTTTTGTGCAAGCCCTGACCGATGTGGGAATCATTCCCGGGATCAAAGTCGATGCGGGGGCAAAGGAGATGGCCGCTCATCCGGGAGAGAAGATTACGGAAGGTCTGGATCGATTACGCGACCGCCTGGCCGAATACGTTCAGATGGGAGCCCGTTTTGCCAAGTGGCGTGCGGTCATTACGATCGGTGATGACATTCCGAGTCGCGGTTGTATTGAGGCTAACGCACACGCATTAGGAAGATATGCTGCATTATCTCAGGAAGCCGGACTGGTTCCTATCGTTGAACCAGAAGTGCTCATGGACGGCAACCACACTCTCGAACGTTGCTACGAAGTGACTGAGGAAACACTACGAACGGTTTTTCAGCAGCTTTACAGACAACGCGTAATGTTAGAAGGTATGATTCTGAAACCAAATATGGTGCTACCAGGCTTAGCCTGTTCGCATCAGAATTCGGTGGATGAAGTGGCCGATGCTACGGTGGCCTGTTTCTTACGAGCCGTTCCTGCTGCGGTTGCGGGAGTGACATTCTTATCGGGTGGGCAATCGAGCGAACTGGCTTCAGCACGTTTGAATGCCATGAATGTCAAATTCAAATCACAAGTCCCCTGGGAGTTATCGTTTTCCTTTGCCCGTGCGATCCAGCAACCGGCGATGGGAATCTGGGGAGGCGATTCTGCCAACGACGAGGCGGCACAGAAAGCATTATATCATCGCGCGAAATGTAACCGAGATGCACGCCGTGGCGAGTACAATGCTGAGACAGACGCGGCATGA
- a CDS encoding NPCBM/NEW2 domain-containing protein, with product MRYLIHNIFSHKLLVVVLMIVFLGTSYVRGADPSSQKINFTERYKELLLESQKAPTKEYMKEVAFDAMEACQTVIKAGDYATALKFAALAVKIAKLSGNNHAITSANRLKLRSSLLNREYRKVEKNHKKLKQDANDSKSATIYGKFVALYLNQWKEGLFWLAKGDDTAYRTLAKKELSNLNDEATTLAIANGWLQLAENEKGLAKRTLELHAYDLFRRAWSSSLGADRARIDAMMNKLPIRYLNDMLETDVIKGPFPLGKNGSLGVGNEKFTVNNLVFPNGLGLHPPSNGSARVRYNLNSQYKTFETGVALMDDTYVFRGTIYFWVVGDGKVLWKSAPIRGRGDVQYCRVSVKNVKTLELRTESPGKALGAHAVWLDPHILKY from the coding sequence ATGCGATATCTTATTCACAATATATTTTCACACAAACTCTTAGTCGTCGTACTGATGATCGTATTCTTGGGAACATCTTATGTTCGAGGCGCAGATCCCTCTTCTCAAAAGATTAACTTCACTGAACGTTATAAGGAACTTCTGCTCGAATCTCAAAAAGCACCAACGAAAGAATATATGAAAGAAGTGGCGTTTGATGCCATGGAGGCTTGTCAAACAGTGATCAAAGCCGGTGATTATGCCACTGCACTCAAGTTTGCCGCACTCGCTGTCAAAATCGCAAAATTATCTGGAAATAATCACGCCATTACCTCAGCGAACAGATTGAAGTTGCGTAGTTCGTTGCTGAATCGAGAATATCGCAAAGTAGAAAAAAATCACAAAAAACTAAAACAAGATGCGAATGACTCGAAATCGGCAACGATATATGGCAAATTTGTTGCACTGTATTTGAATCAGTGGAAAGAGGGGCTTTTCTGGCTCGCAAAAGGTGATGACACAGCATATCGAACTTTGGCTAAAAAAGAACTTTCTAACTTGAATGACGAAGCCACTACTCTGGCAATTGCCAACGGTTGGTTGCAACTGGCTGAAAACGAAAAAGGTCTGGCAAAACGAACATTGGAATTGCACGCATATGACTTATTTAGACGAGCCTGGAGTAGTTCGCTTGGAGCGGATCGAGCTCGAATCGATGCAATGATGAATAAGTTACCAATTCGTTATCTGAATGACATGTTAGAAACGGATGTAATAAAAGGCCCATTTCCCCTAGGAAAGAATGGTAGCCTTGGCGTAGGAAATGAAAAATTTACCGTCAATAACCTGGTGTTTCCCAACGGCCTTGGTTTGCATCCTCCGAGTAACGGTTCCGCAAGGGTGCGCTACAACCTGAATAGTCAATACAAAACCTTTGAGACTGGCGTTGCACTCATGGACGATACATACGTATTTCGTGGTACCATATATTTCTGGGTTGTCGGAGATGGCAAAGTACTCTGGAAATCGGCACCTATTCGCGGTCGTGGGGACGTACAATACTGCCGCGTTTCCGTTAAAAACGTCAAGACGTTGGAGCTACGGACTGAATCACCTGGTAAGGCCTTAGGAGCGCATGCTGTGTGGCTCGATCCACATATTTTGAAATACTAA
- a CDS encoding DinB family protein: protein MMLSKVDSNTSPHKMIGKLMSISERIEEYLAGPETLRQAIAGMTAADIDAAPIPGKWSTRQIICHIADFEPVYADRMKRVIAEEDPPLMGGDPDLFAERLAYEQRDLEEEFQLMIAVRQHMGRILKSIDPDDFQRTGNHSRDGALSLTDLLSRITNHIPHHIKFIREKRNALNV from the coding sequence ATGATGTTGTCAAAAGTTGATTCAAACACGTCTCCTCATAAAATGATTGGAAAACTGATGAGTATTTCAGAACGTATCGAAGAATACCTTGCCGGACCAGAGACATTACGTCAGGCGATTGCAGGCATGACGGCTGCTGATATTGATGCCGCACCGATTCCGGGGAAGTGGTCAACCCGGCAGATTATCTGTCACATTGCTGACTTTGAGCCGGTTTACGCAGATCGAATGAAACGAGTCATTGCTGAAGAAGATCCTCCCTTGATGGGCGGTGATCCAGATCTTTTTGCCGAGCGACTTGCCTATGAGCAACGTGATCTTGAAGAGGAATTTCAGCTAATGATTGCAGTTCGGCAGCACATGGGTAGAATTCTGAAATCAATCGATCCAGATGATTTTCAGCGCACAGGGAACCATTCTCGTGATGGAGCACTCTCGTTGACGGACTTGTTAAGTCGCATTACCAATCATATTCCACATCATATAAAATTTATTCGTGAGAAACGAAATGCATTGAATGTATAA
- a CDS encoding SDR family NAD(P)-dependent oxidoreductase, producing MRNIRGKKVLITGAASGIGRELALQLAAEGADLFLLDVNESGLNDTAGAATLLGGQVIFRYCDLTDSQQISNVIRAVLDEWGYIDILVNNAGVAFYGPTHTMSTDQWDWLLAVNLLAPIQITRELLPSLINRPEAHIINIASICGIVSGSRFSAYQVSKFGLLGFSEALRAEYSRQGLGVSAICPGPVSTRLFESAPCGRKDKKTPVPPRWACISPEQVAQKTIKAIYQDKGLCLVGWVAYVLYYLKRLAPWSLDLAHRFGRRKKMKQKAEQLQQSAKSKADKTNSSELRAKAA from the coding sequence ATGCGTAATATTCGGGGGAAAAAGGTACTCATTACAGGTGCGGCATCAGGAATTGGTCGTGAACTTGCTCTTCAACTGGCAGCAGAAGGCGCGGATCTGTTCTTACTGGACGTCAATGAAAGTGGACTAAATGACACGGCTGGTGCAGCCACACTCCTGGGGGGGCAGGTCATATTCCGGTACTGTGATTTGACCGACTCCCAACAAATATCCAATGTAATAAGAGCTGTCCTTGACGAATGGGGCTATATTGACATTTTAGTGAATAATGCAGGTGTTGCCTTTTACGGTCCTACTCACACAATGAGCACAGACCAATGGGATTGGTTACTTGCGGTCAATCTTTTGGCTCCGATTCAAATCACGCGTGAATTGCTACCATCATTAATCAATCGTCCCGAGGCGCATATCATCAATATCGCCAGTATCTGTGGAATCGTTTCTGGTTCACGATTTAGTGCTTATCAGGTAAGTAAATTTGGGCTATTGGGATTTAGTGAAGCGCTGCGCGCAGAATACAGTCGGCAAGGGCTGGGAGTTTCTGCAATTTGTCCTGGGCCGGTCTCTACACGGCTTTTTGAATCAGCTCCTTGTGGCCGTAAAGACAAGAAAACCCCAGTACCGCCAAGGTGGGCTTGTATTTCACCAGAGCAGGTCGCGCAAAAAACAATCAAGGCCATCTATCAAGACAAAGGGTTATGTCTGGTGGGTTGGGTTGCTTATGTGTTGTATTATCTGAAACGCCTTGCTCCCTGGTCATTGGATTTAGCACATCGCTTCGGACGTCGTAAAAAGATGAAGCAAAAAGCAGAGCAGCTTCAGCAGTCTGCTAAGTCAAAAGCAGATAAGACTAACAGTTCTGAGCTTCGTGCAAAAGCGGCCTGA
- a CDS encoding universal stress protein gives MQHINSILVGVDLTHADRLVASDLNAQTAEAVERALWLADLVNAKLEFIAAIDLSAHTKHLLEEDRNHFSKNVEDEALEVMMGLIEQAKAKGIESSAKVAFGSPWREIILEVIEDKHDLVLVGTRPHGFKGRLFGGTVMNLFRQCPCPVYAVKIGEEPEVPEIAVASDMSEVSSEILNFIVSMAQIADMKIHLVHAIDTQLEVRLKGLGVGEETLQKCAEDIMEEVKNELNEQLAQTDFRTLTYGVQVHVLEGSPEEAIPEFIKEHDINLLAMGTLARSGISGFFIGNTAERMLEKVDCSVVAFKPGDFVSPVVPE, from the coding sequence ATGCAACACATCAATTCAATCTTAGTTGGCGTAGACTTGACCCACGCTGATCGACTAGTCGCTTCCGACTTAAACGCACAAACTGCAGAAGCGGTCGAACGTGCCCTTTGGCTGGCTGATCTGGTCAATGCCAAACTGGAATTTATTGCTGCGATTGATTTGTCTGCCCATACCAAACATTTACTGGAAGAAGATCGAAATCATTTTTCCAAAAATGTAGAAGATGAAGCTCTGGAAGTGATGATGGGGCTCATCGAACAAGCAAAAGCTAAAGGGATTGAAAGTTCAGCGAAAGTTGCCTTTGGTTCGCCCTGGCGTGAAATTATTCTTGAAGTCATCGAAGATAAACACGATCTGGTGCTGGTAGGAACCCGTCCCCATGGTTTTAAGGGACGGCTGTTTGGTGGAACAGTGATGAATTTGTTTCGTCAATGTCCCTGTCCGGTATATGCCGTCAAAATCGGGGAAGAGCCAGAAGTACCAGAAATTGCGGTTGCCAGCGATATGAGTGAAGTCAGCAGCGAGATTCTGAATTTCATTGTTTCGATGGCGCAAATTGCCGACATGAAGATTCATCTGGTACATGCGATTGATACGCAGCTCGAAGTTCGACTCAAAGGCCTGGGAGTCGGTGAAGAGACGCTCCAAAAATGTGCTGAAGATATCATGGAAGAGGTCAAGAATGAACTCAACGAACAATTAGCCCAAACCGATTTCCGCACATTGACGTACGGCGTGCAAGTGCATGTCCTCGAAGGCTCTCCCGAGGAAGCGATTCCCGAATTTATCAAAGAACACGATATCAATCTGCTTGCCATGGGCACGTTAGCTCGTTCAGGAATCAGCGGCTTCTTCATCGGCAACACCGCCGAACGCATGCTCGAAAAAGTCGACTGCTCTGTCGTCGCGTTCAAACCAGGAGACTTTGTTTCACCGGTGGTACCTGAATGA
- a CDS encoding site-specific DNA-methyltransferase: MSSSEESPVRKKRTRTMPKPYNALGGKKWIQNSISVWSDIRKSTEEARLKHPAIFPEMLVERLIETFLPLEGEVILDPFAGSGSTIVTAEKMGKTGLGIELSEEFAALANQRIQEVVHSTDEAEDSGPDIEKLEFKSRVHHGSALNLSEMVSPESVDLCITSPPYWNVLNQRRSADHKTVRHYGNHEQDLGVVEDYAEFLDELKEVFGQVLTALRPGGYCCVVVMDLRKKSQFFPFHSDLATRLQQIGFIYDDLIIWNRQSEYNNLRPLGFPSVFRVNKVHEFILLMQKRKG; encoded by the coding sequence GTGTCGAGTTCTGAAGAATCACCAGTCAGAAAAAAACGAACCCGCACAATGCCCAAGCCCTATAACGCATTGGGAGGGAAGAAGTGGATTCAAAATTCGATCAGTGTCTGGAGTGACATTCGCAAGTCGACGGAAGAAGCGCGGCTGAAACATCCAGCGATCTTTCCGGAGATGCTCGTTGAGCGATTAATCGAAACGTTCCTGCCGCTTGAGGGAGAAGTGATTCTCGACCCCTTTGCCGGTTCGGGCAGTACCATCGTGACAGCGGAAAAAATGGGTAAAACGGGGCTTGGAATCGAACTGTCTGAAGAATTTGCGGCGCTGGCGAATCAGCGTATTCAAGAAGTTGTCCACTCAACTGACGAAGCGGAAGACTCTGGTCCAGATATAGAGAAGTTAGAATTTAAGTCGCGTGTGCATCATGGCTCAGCATTGAATTTGTCTGAGATGGTCTCGCCGGAAAGCGTCGATTTGTGTATTACTTCGCCCCCTTATTGGAACGTTTTGAATCAACGTCGATCAGCCGATCATAAAACGGTTCGGCATTATGGCAATCACGAGCAGGATCTGGGCGTCGTGGAAGATTATGCAGAATTCTTGGACGAACTAAAGGAGGTTTTCGGACAGGTTTTAACGGCCCTGCGTCCGGGGGGATATTGCTGTGTGGTTGTCATGGATTTAAGAAAGAAAAGTCAGTTTTTTCCTTTTCATAGTGATTTAGCAACCAGACTGCAACAGATCGGTTTTATTTATGATGATTTGATTATCTGGAATCGTCAATCGGAATATAATAATTTGAGACCGCTAGGATTTCCTTCTGTCTTTCGTGTCAATAAAGTTCACGAATTTATTTTGTTAATGCAAAAGAGAAAAGGTTAG